One genomic region from Leifsonia poae encodes:
- a CDS encoding amino-acid N-acetyltransferase, with the protein MNSVSPAYSIRRARTDDVTRIQELVEPLVQRRILLGKDAVVFYESVQEFRVAETADGELIGCGALHVMWRDLAEVRTLAVAQEWLGKGVGRALLARLEEEARELGLSRLFCLTFEVGFFERNGFEDMGDETVDPEVYAELVRSHDEGVAEFLDLARVKPNTLGNTRMLKQL; encoded by the coding sequence GTGAATTCGGTCAGCCCCGCGTACAGCATTCGTCGGGCGCGCACAGACGATGTGACGCGCATCCAGGAGCTCGTGGAGCCGCTGGTGCAGCGACGGATCCTGCTCGGCAAGGATGCCGTCGTGTTCTACGAGTCGGTGCAGGAGTTCCGGGTGGCCGAGACCGCCGACGGCGAGCTCATCGGGTGCGGGGCGCTCCACGTGATGTGGCGCGACCTTGCCGAGGTTCGCACATTGGCGGTCGCCCAAGAATGGCTGGGCAAAGGGGTCGGCCGGGCTCTCCTGGCACGATTGGAGGAGGAAGCCCGGGAGCTCGGGCTGAGCCGACTGTTCTGCCTCACGTTCGAGGTGGGGTTCTTCGAGCGCAACGGTTTCGAAGATATGGGCGACGAGACCGTCGACCCTGAGGTGTACGCCGAGCTGGTGCGCTCGCACGACGAAGGCGTCGCCGAGTTCCTCGATCTGGCTCGCGTCAAGCCGAACACCCTTGGAAACACCCGGATGTTGAAGCAGCTCTAG
- a CDS encoding ATP-dependent Clp protease ATP-binding subunit — MFERFTDRARRVVVLAQEEAKMLNHNYIGTEHILLGLIHEGEGVAAKALESLGISLDAVREQVQDIIGQGQQQPTGHIPFTPRAKKVLELSLREALQLGHNYIGTEHILLGLIREGEGVAAQVLVKLGADLNRVRQQVIQLLSGYQGKEQVQVGGNDQATAQAGSQILDQFGRNLTQAARDNKLDPVIGREKEIERVMQILSRRSKNNPVLIGEPGVGKTAVVEGLAQAIVRGDVPETLKDKQLYTLDLGSLIAGSRYRGDFEERLKKVTKEIRTRGDIITFIDEIHTLVGAGAAEGAIDAASILKPLLARGELQTIGATTLDEYRKHFEKDAALERRFQPIQVNEPSLPHTINILKGLRDRYEAHHKVSITDGAIVSAANLADRYIQDRFLPDKAIDLIDEAGARLRLSILSAPPELREFDDKISAVRSQKEAAIEDQDFEKAASLRDEEKNLLGERLRLEKQWRSGDVKTTAEVDEGLIAEVLAQATGIPVFKLTEEESARLVFMEKALHQRVIGQEEAIAALSKTIRRTRAGLKDPKRPSGSFIFAGPTGVGKTELAKALAEFLFDDESAMISLDMSEYGEKHTVSRLFGAPPGFVGFEEGGQLTEKVRRKPFSVVLFDEIEKAHPDIFNSLLQILEEGRLTDGQGRVVDFKNTVIIMTTNLGTKDITGGPVGFQVEGDTQTGYDRMSAKVKDELKKNFKPEFLNRVDEIIVFPQLNKAELLQIVDLFIKRLSTRLLDRDMTIELTVPAKEHLIEVGFDPSLGARPLRRAVQHEIEDRLSERILQGELNAGDHVHVDFKDGEFVFTTESRKEPIGAGINSAAAIGVGSVTPDLAASGESA; from the coding sequence ATGTTCGAGAGATTCACCGATAGAGCCCGCCGCGTCGTCGTCTTGGCCCAAGAAGAAGCCAAGATGCTCAACCACAATTACATCGGGACGGAGCACATCCTGCTCGGCCTGATCCATGAGGGTGAGGGAGTCGCCGCCAAGGCGCTCGAATCGCTCGGCATCTCGCTCGACGCCGTGCGCGAGCAGGTGCAGGACATCATCGGCCAGGGCCAGCAGCAGCCGACCGGGCACATCCCCTTCACCCCGCGCGCCAAGAAGGTGCTGGAGCTCTCGCTTCGCGAGGCCCTGCAGCTCGGCCACAACTACATCGGCACCGAGCACATCCTGCTCGGCCTGATCCGAGAGGGCGAGGGCGTCGCCGCCCAGGTGCTCGTGAAGCTCGGAGCCGACCTCAACCGGGTGCGCCAGCAGGTCATCCAGCTCCTCAGCGGATACCAGGGCAAGGAGCAGGTGCAGGTCGGCGGCAACGATCAGGCGACCGCGCAGGCTGGCAGCCAGATCCTCGACCAGTTCGGCCGCAACCTGACGCAGGCCGCCCGCGACAACAAGCTCGACCCGGTGATCGGGCGCGAGAAAGAGATCGAGCGGGTCATGCAGATCCTCTCCCGGCGCTCCAAGAACAACCCCGTGCTGATCGGTGAGCCCGGCGTCGGCAAGACTGCCGTCGTCGAGGGCCTCGCCCAGGCCATCGTGCGCGGAGACGTTCCGGAGACGCTGAAAGACAAGCAGCTCTACACGCTCGACCTCGGCTCGCTCATTGCCGGCAGCCGCTACCGCGGTGACTTCGAGGAGCGCCTGAAGAAGGTCACCAAGGAGATCCGCACCCGCGGCGACATCATCACGTTCATCGACGAGATCCACACCCTGGTGGGTGCGGGCGCAGCCGAAGGCGCGATCGATGCGGCGAGCATCCTGAAGCCGCTGCTCGCCCGCGGCGAGCTGCAGACCATCGGCGCCACCACGCTCGACGAGTACCGCAAGCACTTCGAGAAGGATGCGGCCCTCGAGCGCCGCTTCCAGCCCATCCAGGTGAACGAGCCGTCGCTGCCGCACACGATCAACATCCTCAAGGGGCTGCGCGACCGGTACGAGGCGCACCACAAGGTCTCGATCACCGACGGTGCGATCGTCTCCGCCGCCAACTTGGCCGACCGCTACATCCAAGACCGCTTCCTGCCGGACAAGGCCATCGACCTGATCGACGAGGCCGGCGCCCGCCTGCGCCTGTCGATCCTCTCGGCCCCGCCGGAGCTGCGCGAGTTCGACGACAAGATCTCGGCCGTGCGCTCCCAGAAGGAGGCTGCGATCGAAGACCAGGACTTCGAGAAGGCCGCCAGCCTGCGCGACGAGGAGAAGAACCTTCTCGGCGAGCGACTGCGCCTCGAGAAGCAGTGGCGTTCGGGCGATGTGAAGACCACGGCCGAGGTGGATGAGGGACTCATCGCCGAGGTGCTGGCCCAAGCCACGGGCATCCCGGTGTTCAAGCTCACCGAGGAGGAGTCCGCTCGCCTCGTGTTCATGGAGAAGGCCCTGCACCAGCGGGTCATCGGTCAGGAGGAGGCCATCGCGGCGCTCTCCAAGACCATCCGCCGCACGCGTGCCGGCCTGAAGGACCCGAAGCGTCCCTCCGGCTCGTTCATCTTCGCCGGCCCCACCGGCGTCGGAAAGACCGAGCTGGCGAAGGCGCTCGCCGAGTTCCTGTTCGACGACGAGTCGGCCATGATCTCCCTCGACATGTCGGAGTACGGCGAGAAGCACACGGTCTCGCGACTGTTCGGCGCCCCTCCCGGGTTCGTCGGCTTCGAAGAGGGCGGGCAGCTCACCGAGAAGGTGCGCCGCAAGCCGTTCAGCGTCGTGCTGTTCGACGAGATCGAGAAGGCCCACCCGGACATCTTCAACTCGCTCCTCCAGATTCTGGAGGAGGGGCGTCTGACGGATGGCCAGGGCCGCGTCGTCGACTTCAAGAACACCGTGATCATCATGACCACGAACCTCGGCACGAAAGACATCACCGGAGGGCCTGTGGGCTTCCAGGTGGAGGGCGACACGCAGACCGGCTACGACCGGATGAGTGCCAAGGTCAAGGATGAGCTGAAGAAGAACTTCAAGCCCGAGTTCCTGAACCGTGTGGACGAGATCATCGTGTTCCCGCAGCTGAACAAGGCGGAACTGCTGCAGATCGTCGACCTGTTCATCAAGCGACTGTCGACCCGCCTGCTCGACCGCGACATGACCATCGAGCTGACCGTTCCGGCCAAGGAGCACCTCATCGAGGTCGGGTTCGACCCCTCCCTCGGTGCCCGCCCCCTGCGTCGCGCGGTGCAGCACGAGATCGAAGACAGGCTGAGCGAGCGCATCCTGCAGGGTGAGCTGAACGCGGGCGACCACGTGCACGTCGACTTCAAGGACGGCGAGTTCGTGTTCACCACCGAGTCGCGCAAGGAGCCGATCGGTGCCGGGATCAACTCGGCGGCCGCGATCGGCGTCGGTTCGGTCACGCCCGACCTCGCCGCCTCCGGCGAAAGCGCCTGA
- the radA gene encoding DNA repair protein RadA, translated as MARAQLSFRCTECGWTTAKWVGRCGECQEWGTVAESAAPTGVLRALKPVTIGVDRAARAITDIEADSVRHWPSGIAEFDRVLGGGIVPGAAILLSGEPGVGKSTLLLEVASRAARARSRVLYVSAEESVNQVKMRAERTGAMHDDLYLASETDLATIVGQIDALDPQLVIVDSVQTVSSSNGEGLAGGPSQVREVASTLIRVAKDRNLPVLLVGHVTKDGSIAGPRLLEHLVDVVCQFEGDRQTSLRFVRALKNRFGPTDEVGCFEMTGDGIAEVADPSGLFLSRTTTPVSGTCVTVAMEGRRPLPVEVQALVVATTAPNPRRVTNGVDSSRVAMLLAVLERRAGIRLGDKDVYVSTVGGVRLSEPGADLAIALAIASAANEKPIPHTLAAFGEISLAGEIRPVASGKQRVAEAARLGFTTRIDSASESIREALRVAFTVGATARERELDAAF; from the coding sequence GTGGCACGAGCTCAGCTCAGCTTCCGCTGCACGGAGTGCGGTTGGACAACGGCCAAGTGGGTCGGCCGGTGCGGCGAGTGCCAGGAGTGGGGAACCGTGGCCGAGTCGGCCGCCCCCACGGGCGTGCTGCGCGCGCTCAAACCCGTCACGATCGGGGTCGACCGCGCCGCACGGGCCATCACCGACATCGAGGCCGACTCCGTTCGGCACTGGCCGAGCGGCATCGCCGAGTTCGACCGCGTGCTCGGCGGCGGCATCGTTCCCGGGGCGGCCATCCTGTTGAGCGGCGAACCGGGTGTCGGCAAGTCCACGCTGCTCCTCGAGGTCGCGTCGCGCGCGGCCCGGGCGCGCTCGCGAGTGCTCTATGTCAGCGCAGAGGAGTCGGTCAACCAGGTCAAGATGCGGGCCGAACGCACCGGGGCCATGCATGACGACCTCTACCTCGCCTCCGAGACCGACCTGGCCACCATCGTCGGGCAGATCGATGCCCTCGATCCGCAGCTCGTCATCGTCGACTCCGTGCAGACGGTTTCGAGTTCCAATGGCGAAGGCCTGGCGGGCGGCCCCAGTCAGGTGCGCGAGGTGGCGAGCACCCTCATCCGCGTCGCCAAAGACCGAAACCTGCCGGTTCTGCTCGTCGGACACGTCACCAAAGACGGCTCGATCGCCGGCCCACGGCTGCTGGAGCATCTCGTCGATGTGGTCTGCCAGTTCGAGGGCGACCGACAGACGTCGCTGCGATTCGTGCGCGCCCTGAAGAACCGGTTCGGTCCGACGGATGAGGTCGGATGCTTCGAGATGACCGGTGACGGTATCGCCGAGGTCGCCGACCCGAGCGGGCTGTTCCTCAGTCGCACGACCACGCCCGTCTCGGGAACATGCGTCACCGTCGCGATGGAAGGGCGCCGGCCGCTCCCCGTCGAGGTGCAGGCACTCGTAGTCGCGACGACGGCTCCCAACCCGCGTCGGGTCACCAACGGGGTCGACTCCTCCCGTGTGGCGATGCTTCTGGCGGTGCTCGAACGGCGGGCGGGGATCCGGCTCGGCGACAAAGACGTCTATGTCTCCACCGTCGGCGGCGTGCGCCTCAGCGAGCCGGGTGCCGACCTCGCGATCGCGCTCGCCATCGCCTCCGCCGCCAACGAGAAACCGATCCCGCACACCCTCGCCGCTTTCGGGGAGATCAGCCTCGCCGGCGAGATCCGCCCTGTCGCGAGCGGCAAACAGCGGGTGGCCGAGGCCGCCCGGCTCGGCTTCACCACCCGCATCGACTCGGCGAGCGAGAGCATCCGTGAAGCCCTGCGCGTGGCATTCACCGTCGGCGCGACCGCCCGCGAACGCGAACTCGACGCCGCATTCTGA
- the cls gene encoding cardiolipin synthase, with protein MDAGLLTTIIVGLALLVDFVIRVIAVIVVPRNRKPTSATAWLLAIFLIPYIGVLFFLLIGSYKLPKRRREKQAEINRFIIESTEGIERVRRDHPWPPWLESVVQLNRNLGAMPLVGGNTASLNGDYQASLDAMTAEIDGAQRYVHVEFYILSCDQTTKPFFDALEGAVKRGVTVRVMLDHIASYRTRDYKRTITRLTEMGAKWQLMLPVQPLKGKYQRPDLRNHRKLLIVDGAVGFMGSQNVIDRSYNKRSNIRRGLKWKELIVRLEGPIVAGLNAIFITDWYSETGELLRRETEPVTGEVSGDALDAQVVPSGPGFEGENNLRLFLALLYYAQERIVITSPYFVPDESMLTAITTATQRGIAVDLFVSEIGDQALVYHAQRSYYEVLLRAGVRIWMYKKPYILHAKHFTIDDDVAVIGSSNMDMRSFQLNMEVSLMVRGRSFVEEMRKVEDGYRRDSRELTLDEWMRQPLRSTVLDNLARLTSALQ; from the coding sequence GTGGATGCGGGGCTCCTTACGACGATCATCGTCGGTCTTGCTCTGCTGGTCGACTTCGTGATCCGTGTGATCGCGGTGATCGTCGTGCCGCGCAATCGCAAACCGACATCGGCGACGGCCTGGTTGCTCGCCATCTTCCTTATCCCGTATATCGGCGTTCTGTTCTTCCTGCTGATCGGCAGCTACAAGCTGCCGAAGCGTCGGCGTGAGAAGCAGGCGGAGATCAATCGGTTCATCATCGAAAGCACCGAGGGCATCGAACGCGTGCGGCGGGACCACCCCTGGCCACCCTGGCTGGAATCCGTCGTGCAGTTGAACCGCAACCTCGGGGCGATGCCCCTGGTGGGTGGAAACACTGCGAGCCTGAACGGCGACTACCAGGCCTCGCTGGATGCGATGACGGCGGAGATCGACGGGGCGCAGCGTTATGTGCATGTCGAGTTCTACATCCTCAGCTGCGACCAGACGACGAAGCCGTTCTTCGACGCGCTAGAGGGGGCCGTGAAGCGGGGGGTCACCGTTCGGGTCATGCTCGACCACATCGCCTCCTACCGCACGCGCGACTACAAGCGCACGATCACGCGTTTGACCGAGATGGGTGCGAAGTGGCAGCTGATGCTGCCCGTTCAGCCGCTGAAGGGCAAATATCAGCGCCCCGACCTTCGCAACCACCGCAAGCTGCTCATCGTGGACGGTGCCGTCGGCTTCATGGGTTCTCAGAATGTGATCGACCGCAGCTACAACAAGCGGTCGAACATTCGGCGCGGTCTCAAGTGGAAGGAACTGATCGTCCGCCTCGAGGGGCCGATCGTCGCCGGTCTCAATGCGATCTTCATCACCGACTGGTACAGCGAGACCGGTGAACTGCTTCGGCGCGAGACCGAACCGGTCACCGGCGAGGTCAGCGGCGACGCGCTCGACGCTCAGGTCGTGCCGAGCGGCCCGGGTTTCGAGGGCGAGAACAACCTGCGGCTCTTCCTCGCACTGCTCTACTATGCGCAGGAGCGCATCGTGATCACCTCGCCGTATTTCGTTCCGGATGAGTCCATGCTCACTGCGATCACGACGGCGACCCAGCGGGGGATCGCGGTGGACCTGTTCGTTTCTGAGATCGGCGATCAGGCGCTCGTCTACCACGCCCAACGTTCGTACTATGAGGTGCTGCTGCGGGCCGGCGTGCGCATCTGGATGTACAAGAAGCCCTACATTCTGCACGCCAAGCACTTCACGATCGATGACGACGTCGCCGTGATCGGCTCCAGCAATATGGACATGCGCTCCTTTCAGCTCAACATGGAGGTCTCGCTCATGGTGCGGGGCCGCTCCTTCGTCGAGGAGATGCGCAAGGTCGAGGATGGCTATCGTCGCGATAGCCGGGAGCTGACTCTCGACGAGTGGATGCGGCAGCCGCTGCGCTCGACGGTGCTCGACAACCTCGCGCGGCTCACCTCAGCACTGCAGTAG
- a CDS encoding pirin family protein: MSNLERDPAELVAGGKTVAVDRPVEILESREVPLGGPRAMTVRRTLPQRRRSLIGGWCFLDHYGPDDVSVSGGMRVPPHPHTGLQTVSWLFEGEIDHRDSVGSHALVRPGELNLMTAGRGISHSEVSTETTTALHGVQLWVALPAASRDVAPFFEHHVPVVGRLGEAEVRTFVGSLAGSGTAAAVFSPLVGAQLVVPAGAHIVVPVDPGFEHGILVDRGEVSVEGVPVPVAHLAYLCPGRSTIEVEVAAGGSEATLILLGGEPLGEEIVMWWNFIGRSHDEVVAARDDWQREVIGGADPGGRFGEVAGFDGSPLPAPELPTVRLKPRG; encoded by the coding sequence GTGAGCAACCTGGAGCGCGACCCCGCCGAGCTGGTGGCGGGCGGAAAGACGGTCGCCGTCGACCGGCCCGTCGAGATCCTCGAATCGCGCGAGGTGCCGCTCGGCGGCCCCCGGGCGATGACCGTGCGGCGAACGCTCCCCCAACGTCGACGCTCCCTGATCGGCGGCTGGTGCTTTCTCGACCACTACGGCCCCGACGATGTCTCGGTGAGCGGCGGGATGCGCGTGCCACCGCATCCGCACACGGGGCTGCAGACCGTGAGCTGGCTGTTCGAGGGCGAGATCGATCACCGCGACAGCGTGGGAAGCCATGCTCTCGTGCGCCCGGGCGAGCTCAACCTGATGACCGCCGGCCGGGGGATCAGCCACTCCGAGGTGTCGACGGAGACCACCACCGCCTTGCACGGCGTGCAGCTGTGGGTGGCGCTGCCCGCTGCGTCACGGGATGTGGCCCCATTCTTCGAGCACCACGTTCCCGTGGTGGGTCGGCTGGGCGAGGCCGAGGTGCGAACCTTCGTCGGCTCGCTCGCCGGGAGCGGGACCGCCGCCGCTGTCTTCAGCCCGCTGGTGGGCGCACAGCTCGTCGTTCCGGCCGGCGCGCACATCGTCGTCCCTGTCGATCCCGGATTCGAGCACGGCATCCTCGTCGACCGCGGCGAGGTGTCGGTTGAGGGCGTTCCTGTTCCTGTCGCCCACCTCGCGTACCTCTGCCCCGGTCGATCGACGATCGAGGTCGAGGTCGCCGCGGGCGGTTCGGAGGCGACGTTGATCCTCCTCGGCGGGGAGCCTCTGGGCGAGGAGATCGTCATGTGGTGGAACTTCATCGGGCGCAGTCACGACGAGGTCGTCGCCGCCCGCGACGATTGGCAGCGGGAGGTGATCGGGGGCGCCGATCCCGGCGGTCGCTTCGGCGAGGTGGCCGGGTTCGACGGTTCTCCGCTTCCGGCGCCGGAGCTGCCGACGGTGCGGTTGAAACCGCGGGGCTGA
- a CDS encoding alpha/beta hydrolase yields the protein MANLIFTLESGRKLGVTTSGNPAAERIVVFCHPAPGSSTFDPDPTVSAAREVHILAFDRPGYGSSDPLPVDEWPSVTGPADDIAEYLRAMMRDEAASGIVRRRTIGIVGWSAGGRTALAFAARHPDLVDRVAIVATPAPNEAVQWIDPPLQAMSDQLATLPPDAAVAELTGMLAGQVDAVRAADDAGDVPLALLGEAPVDEAALARPGARDRLGRMLREAYRQGAHGVAADILSYSARPWGFDPAGVAAKTLIVNGRADPLAGQAHAEWYRQALPDARVELVADVGHMVIFPSWGTVLTNLAPAPGEVAPGEVVPG from the coding sequence ATGGCGAATCTCATCTTCACATTGGAGTCCGGTCGCAAGCTCGGCGTCACCACCTCGGGCAATCCTGCGGCGGAGCGCATCGTCGTGTTCTGCCATCCGGCCCCCGGCTCGTCGACGTTCGACCCCGATCCCACCGTCTCGGCCGCGCGGGAGGTGCACATCCTCGCGTTCGATCGCCCGGGCTACGGTTCCTCCGACCCGCTGCCCGTCGACGAGTGGCCGAGTGTCACCGGCCCGGCCGACGACATCGCGGAGTATCTGCGTGCGATGATGCGAGATGAAGCTGCATCCGGAATCGTCCGCCGGCGCACCATCGGCATCGTCGGCTGGTCGGCCGGCGGGCGCACCGCGCTGGCGTTCGCCGCGCGGCATCCCGATCTGGTCGACCGCGTTGCGATCGTCGCCACTCCGGCTCCCAACGAGGCGGTGCAGTGGATCGACCCGCCGTTGCAGGCGATGTCAGACCAGCTCGCCACCCTGCCGCCGGATGCGGCGGTCGCAGAGCTGACCGGCATGCTCGCCGGGCAGGTCGACGCCGTGCGTGCGGCCGACGATGCGGGTGACGTTCCGCTCGCCCTGCTCGGGGAAGCCCCCGTCGATGAGGCGGCGCTCGCCCGCCCGGGCGCGAGAGACAGGCTGGGCCGCATGCTGCGGGAGGCATACCGGCAGGGTGCGCACGGCGTCGCCGCCGACATCCTCAGCTATTCGGCCCGCCCCTGGGGCTTCGATCCGGCCGGGGTGGCGGCGAAGACCCTCATTGTGAACGGTCGAGCCGACCCGCTGGCCGGTCAGGCCCATGCGGAATGGTACCGACAGGCACTGCCGGATGCGCGGGTCGAGCTCGTGGCCGATGTTGGTCACATGGTGATCTTCCCGTCCTGGGGGACCGTGCTCACCAACCTTGCCCCGGCGCCGGGTGAGGTCGCGCCGGGTGAGGTCGTGCCGGGCTGA
- the lysS gene encoding lysine--tRNA ligase: protein MTDAQTTEPELSADEISEQKAVRLAKRERLIAEAATPAGGAYPVSVPVTTTIPAVREKFGHLQADETSGEIVGIAGRVVHLRNTGKLCFAVLQSGDGTRIQVMVSLASVGEESLVAWKELVDLGDHLFVSGEVISSRRGELSIMVAEWEIASKAVLPLPNLHNELSEEIRVRNRYLDLIARDQARTNVINRAKAVASLRETFAERDFIEVETPMLQVMHGGASARPFVTHSNAFDTDLYLRIAPELYLKRAVVGGIDRVFEINRNFRNEGADSTHSPEFAMLEAYQAYGDYNSIADLTQTLIQNAAKAISGSTTVIWADGTEYDLGGDWDRIRMYDSLSEAVGEEITPATPVERLREIAAVEGVEIEHPLHGKYVEELWEHFVKDDLVRPTFVMDFPIDTSPLVRAHRSREGVVEKWDLYTRGFELATGYSELVDPVVQRERFVEQAKLAAAGDGEAMRLDEEFLRALEFGMPPSGGMGMGIDRMLMALTGLGIRETILFPLVK from the coding sequence ATGACGGACGCGCAGACCACCGAGCCTGAACTCTCTGCTGACGAGATCAGCGAGCAGAAGGCGGTTCGCCTGGCCAAGCGCGAGCGCCTGATCGCTGAGGCGGCGACGCCGGCGGGCGGCGCGTATCCGGTGTCCGTTCCGGTCACCACCACGATCCCCGCCGTTCGCGAGAAGTTCGGCCACCTGCAGGCCGACGAGACGTCCGGTGAGATCGTCGGCATCGCCGGTCGCGTCGTTCACCTGCGGAACACCGGAAAGCTCTGCTTCGCCGTGCTGCAGTCCGGCGACGGCACCCGCATCCAGGTGATGGTCTCCCTCGCCTCCGTGGGTGAGGAGTCTCTCGTCGCGTGGAAGGAACTCGTCGACCTCGGCGACCACCTGTTCGTCTCGGGTGAGGTGATCTCCAGCCGCCGCGGCGAACTGTCGATCATGGTCGCCGAGTGGGAGATCGCCTCGAAGGCGGTGCTGCCGCTGCCGAACCTTCACAACGAGCTCAGCGAAGAGATCCGGGTGCGCAACCGCTACCTTGACCTGATCGCCCGCGACCAGGCGCGCACCAACGTGATCAACCGGGCGAAGGCGGTCGCGAGTCTGCGCGAGACGTTCGCCGAACGGGACTTCATCGAGGTGGAGACCCCGATGCTGCAGGTGATGCACGGTGGCGCGTCCGCCCGCCCTTTCGTGACGCACTCCAACGCCTTCGACACCGATCTGTATCTGCGCATCGCCCCCGAGCTGTACCTGAAGCGCGCGGTCGTCGGCGGCATCGATCGCGTGTTCGAGATCAACCGCAACTTCCGCAACGAGGGCGCCGACTCCACCCACTCGCCCGAGTTCGCGATGCTCGAGGCCTACCAGGCGTACGGCGACTACAACTCGATCGCCGACCTGACGCAGACGCTCATCCAGAATGCGGCGAAGGCCATCTCGGGTTCTACGACGGTGATCTGGGCCGACGGCACCGAGTATGACCTCGGCGGGGACTGGGATCGTATTCGCATGTACGACAGCCTGTCGGAGGCGGTCGGCGAAGAGATCACTCCGGCGACACCGGTGGAGAGACTGCGCGAGATCGCGGCTGTGGAGGGCGTTGAGATCGAGCACCCGCTGCACGGAAAGTATGTCGAGGAGCTCTGGGAGCACTTCGTGAAGGACGACCTCGTGCGCCCGACCTTCGTGATGGACTTCCCCATCGACACGAGCCCGCTCGTGCGCGCGCACCGCTCACGCGAGGGCGTCGTCGAGAAGTGGGATCTCTACACCCGCGGCTTCGAACTGGCGACGGGATACTCCGAGCTGGTCGACCCGGTTGTGCAGCGCGAGCGTTTCGTCGAGCAGGCGAAGCTCGCGGCCGCCGGCGATGGCGAGGCGATGCGCTTGGACGAGGAGTTCCTGAGAGCACTCGAATTCGGAATGCCGCCGTCGGGGGGCATGGGCATGGGCATCGACCGGATGCTCATGGCGCTGACCGGGCTGGGAATCCGCGAGACGATCCTTTTCCCGCTCGTCAAGTAA
- a CDS encoding cytochrome c oxidase assembly protein, with translation MLLASAVAYLAGIATLRRRGHRWPLRPTIFYFVFGLGSYAWISFGFLGAYSTELRWAFTTRIALLLFAVPALVSLGMPIALARVALTGLPLRITNAVVNSRVVRLFGNAIFAPVFAVAVFLVFLTPFAAVLRESPGWEWTITVIAPLAGLLMVLPIAAHAVIRTGLFITIEFLLAFVELLLDAIPGLLLRLNDTVLDHAPAILGPLPLWFPNALHDQHLSGDFLWFIAEMADVPVLIFLFIRWMRHDKREGKKLDELTDEQMEALTRAHLNAPR, from the coding sequence GTGCTGCTCGCTTCAGCGGTCGCCTATCTGGCGGGCATCGCCACGCTGCGGCGGCGCGGGCATCGCTGGCCGCTGCGCCCGACGATCTTCTACTTCGTGTTCGGACTGGGATCGTACGCCTGGATCTCGTTCGGCTTTCTCGGCGCATACAGCACCGAGCTGCGGTGGGCGTTCACGACCCGCATCGCTCTGCTCCTCTTCGCCGTGCCGGCGCTCGTCAGCCTCGGGATGCCCATCGCGCTCGCCCGCGTCGCCCTGACCGGCCTCCCCCTGCGGATCACGAACGCTGTGGTGAACTCCCGGGTGGTGCGCCTGTTCGGCAATGCGATCTTCGCCCCCGTGTTCGCCGTCGCCGTCTTCCTCGTGTTCCTCACCCCGTTCGCCGCCGTTCTGCGCGAAAGCCCGGGGTGGGAGTGGACGATCACCGTGATCGCGCCGCTGGCCGGCCTGCTGATGGTGCTCCCGATCGCGGCGCACGCGGTCATCCGAACCGGCCTGTTCATCACGATCGAGTTCCTCCTGGCCTTCGTGGAACTGCTGCTCGACGCGATCCCCGGCCTCCTGCTCCGGCTCAACGACACCGTGCTCGACCACGCGCCGGCGATTCTCGGGCCACTGCCGCTCTGGTTTCCGAACGCGCTGCACGATCAGCACCTCTCGGGTGACTTCCTCTGGTTCATCGCCGAGATGGCGGACGTGCCCGTGCTGATCTTCCTGTTCATCCGGTGGATGCGACACGACAAGCGTGAGGGCAAGAAGCTCGACGAACTCACCGACGAGCAGATGGAGGCGCTGACGCGGGCGCACCTGAACGCTCCCCGCTAG